In Phocoenobacter uteri, a single window of DNA contains:
- a CDS encoding type IV secretory system conjugative DNA transfer family protein: MKKRKLNNQIGNRKHDVRKNNYVFQRLVLFLLTIILGFWAATQWTAYKFGFQAGLGVNIEGVYSPHKIIEWYLSWGKYYENIFMQSISIGFLTTIVLLIFFAIYVVAQSNSSKSKANEFLHGSAEWATEKDVKNAGLLEGEGVYVGGWIDDKGQFNYLRHSGPEHVLTFAPTRSGKGVGLILPTLLSWPHSTFVSDLKGELYALTSGWRKNHANNKILKFEPASSSGCARWNPLDEIRIGSENEIADAQNLAILVVDPNGKGLRDHWQKTSYMLLVGLILHVIYKSKIDDTVIPSLAGVDALLADPKYASDDEKKAMQGLWNEMLHNLHIDGLKAHPVVSAAGKDMLDKPEDEGGSVLSTLKTYLSLYRDPIVAKNTNVSDFKLRQLMDYSDPVSLYAIAQPTDKERLKPLMRIMVNMVIRLNAGGMDFKNGRAVANYKHRLLMMLDELPSLGKLEILQESLAFLAGYGIKAYLICQDTTQLRSRETGYGPEESITSNCHVQIAYQPNRLETAEYLSKMTGITTVTKEKITTSGKRVSVMDSQVSRSVEEISRPLMTADEVQRMPGPKKDLDGSIVESGDMLVFVTGYPAIYGKQPLYFKDPIFQKRSEIPAPVKSDLLIKSNRLRENEKVSLD, from the coding sequence TGCTTATAAGTTTGGATTTCAAGCAGGATTGGGTGTAAATATTGAAGGAGTTTATTCTCCTCATAAAATTATTGAATGGTATTTATCTTGGGGTAAATATTATGAAAATATTTTTATGCAAAGTATATCGATTGGCTTTTTGACGACAATTGTTTTATTAATTTTTTTTGCAATATATGTTGTTGCTCAAAGTAATTCTTCCAAATCAAAGGCAAATGAATTTTTACATGGTTCTGCTGAGTGGGCAACAGAAAAGGATGTTAAAAATGCAGGACTACTCGAAGGGGAGGGGGTTTATGTCGGAGGATGGATTGATGATAAAGGGCAGTTTAACTATCTTCGACATAGTGGGCCAGAGCATGTACTTACATTTGCCCCAACTCGATCAGGTAAAGGTGTCGGCTTAATCCTACCAACATTATTGAGTTGGCCACATTCAACCTTTGTAAGTGATTTAAAAGGTGAGTTATATGCTTTGACTTCTGGATGGAGAAAAAATCATGCAAATAATAAAATTCTAAAATTTGAGCCAGCATCTTCTTCAGGATGTGCAAGATGGAATCCGTTAGATGAAATTAGAATAGGTTCAGAAAATGAAATTGCAGATGCACAAAATCTTGCAATTTTAGTTGTAGATCCAAATGGTAAGGGACTAAGAGACCATTGGCAAAAAACATCATATATGCTTTTGGTTGGGTTAATTTTACATGTTATTTATAAATCTAAAATAGATGATACAGTCATACCTAGCCTTGCTGGTGTAGATGCTTTATTGGCAGATCCTAAATATGCTTCTGATGATGAAAAGAAAGCAATGCAAGGCTTATGGAATGAAATGTTACATAATTTACATATAGATGGATTAAAAGCTCATCCTGTTGTTTCTGCAGCAGGAAAGGATATGTTAGATAAGCCAGAAGATGAAGGCGGCTCGGTATTATCTACATTAAAAACTTATTTATCTCTTTATAGAGATCCTATTGTTGCAAAAAACACAAATGTTTCTGATTTTAAATTAAGACAATTGATGGATTACTCTGATCCTGTTTCGCTTTATGCAATAGCACAGCCAACAGATAAGGAAAGATTAAAACCATTAATGAGAATAATGGTAAATATGGTTATTAGATTAAATGCTGGAGGTATGGATTTTAAAAATGGACGAGCGGTTGCAAACTACAAACATAGATTATTAATGATGTTAGATGAACTCCCAAGTTTAGGTAAATTAGAGATTCTACAAGAATCATTAGCATTTTTGGCTGGATATGGAATTAAGGCTTATTTAATTTGCCAAGATACAACGCAATTAAGAAGTAGAGAAACAGGATATGGGCCAGAGGAAAGTATAACATCTAATTGCCATGTTCAAATTGCCTATCAACCTAATAGACTAGAAACAGCAGAGTACTTATCTAAAATGACAGGAATAACAACTGTTACAAAAGAGAAAATTACAACAAGTGGTAAGCGAGTCTCTGTTATGGATAGCCAAGTGTCAAGAAGTGTTGAGGAAATATCCAGGCCATTAATGACAGCAGATGAAGTACAACGAATGCCTGGACCTAAAAAGGATTTGGATGGCTCTATTGTTGAATCTGGCGATATGTTAGTTTTTGTTACAGGATATCCAGCAATATATGGTAAACAACCCCTGTATTTCAAAGATCCTATATTTCAAAAAAGATCAGAAATCCCTGCACCAGTAAAAAGCGATCTTCTTATTAAAAGTAATAGATTACGAGAGAATGAAAAAGTTAGTTTGGATTAG
- the traF gene encoding conjugative transfer signal peptidase TraF — translation MKKLVWISKYFIIILSIGFLFIVSGYFLGIRINTTPSIPVGIYKIIDKTPEKGDVILFCPPNNFLFQEARNRMWINKGFCDGELGMMMKILVASEGDKVSINSFGVTINGNYYLHSKRISGLNIPVKSFNNYILKKGEMLTMTDKNPMSFDGRYYGILNYKNINNVVIPIFTW, via the coding sequence ATGAAAAAGTTAGTTTGGATTAGCAAATACTTTATTATTATTTTAAGTATTGGATTTTTATTTATAGTTTCTGGTTATTTTCTCGGTATTAGAATTAATACTACGCCGAGTATTCCTGTTGGAATTTATAAAATTATAGATAAAACACCAGAAAAAGGAGATGTTATTTTATTCTGTCCACCAAATAATTTTTTATTCCAAGAAGCTAGAAATAGAATGTGGATTAATAAAGGTTTTTGTGATGGTGAATTAGGAATGATGATGAAGATTTTAGTGGCATCAGAAGGGGATAAGGTATCTATTAATTCTTTTGGAGTAACTATTAATGGTAATTATTATTTACATAGTAAGAGAATTTCAGGATTAAATATACCCGTTAAATCTTTTAATAATTATATTTTAAAGAAAGGTGAAATGCTTACTATGACTGATAAAAATCCAATGTCTTTTGATGGTAGATATTATGGAATATTGAATTATAAAAATATAAACAATGTCGTTATACCTATTTTTACTTGGTGA